Proteins encoded within one genomic window of Manis pentadactyla isolate mManPen7 chromosome 4, mManPen7.hap1, whole genome shotgun sequence:
- the COIL gene encoding coilin isoform X2 yields MAASETVRLRLQFDYPPPATPHCTAFWLLVDLNRCRVVTDLISLIRQRFGFSSGALLGLYLEGGLLPPTESARLVRDNDCLRVKLEEQRVAENPVGVSNGDGTHLLPRKAKKRAFELEEDEEAELGYRNSKKHWKSQENSSETMLDPEPKAVTHQSVRKKNKRKSKAAWNVVDGEEATKRKPPKEKEKCGYKKQTKNPKSSKSQTVKEWAAQNCSSSKGSPARNSFVKARKKVGVGVHVKDSPSYSSESESNHESTSDGLSSVTVEVGNSSEKVSAELSKEGLSTKNTTANKGATKTDFNATAVKGQTTRTSSSSSESDDQCLTLKSALERAADFRKTVGLFTGCPGPGLPSQPPNTAGWKYSDSKGGRQAPGPPNVTLPTSLGRGWGRGENLLSWKGARGRGMRGRGRGRAHALSSTLNRNAEFQKQQQLNDMVTNTSTIIQNPVETHKKDYSLLPLLAAAPQVGEKIAFKLLELTSDYSPDVSDYKP; encoded by the exons ATGGCAGCCTCCGAGACGGTCAGGCTGCGGCTTCAGTTTGATTATCCACCACCAGCCACTCCGCACTGCACGGCCTTCTGGCTTCTGGTCGACCTGAACAGATGCCGAGTAGTCACGGATCTCATCAGTCTCATCCGCCAGCGCTTCGGATTCAGTTCTGGGGCCCTCCTGGGCCTCTATTTGGAGGGGGGGCTCTTGCCCCCCACCGAGAGCGCGCGCCTGGTGCGAGACAACGACTGCCTCAG AGTTAAATTAGAAGAGCAAAGAGTTGCTGAGAATCCTGTGGGAGTCAGTAATGGTGACGGTACTCATTTATTACCTAGAAAAGCAAAGAAGCGGGCATTTGAGTTGGAGGAAGATGAAGAAGCTGAATTAGgttacagaaattcaaagaagcaTTGGAAGAGTCAAGAGAACAGCAGTGAGACAATGTTGGATCCAGAACCAAAAGCTGTCACACATCAGAgtgtaaggaaaaaaaacaagaggaaaagCAAAGCTGCATGGAATGTAGTGGATGGTGAAGAAGCGACCAAAAGAAAACCAcccaaggaaaaggagaaatgtggATATAAAAAACAGACCAAGAATCCCAAGTCTTCTAAATCACAGACAGTGAAAGAATGGGCAGCCCAGAACTGTAGTTCCTCAAAAGGTTCCCCTGCTAGAAACAGCTTTGTTAAAGCCAGAAAGAAAGTTGGTGTGGGCGTTCATGTAAAAGATAGTCCCAGTTACTCCTCAGAGTCTGAGTCTAATCACGAGTCCACCAGTGATGGGCTCAGCAGTGTCACTGTGGAAGTTGGAAATTCCTCAGAGAAAGTATCAGCAGAGTTATCAAAGGAAGGACTCTCTACAAAAAACACAACTGCAAACAAAGGGGCTACAAAAACTGACTTTAATGCTACTGCCGTCAAGGGCCAGACAACCAGAACATCATCTTCTAGTTCAGAATCAGACGACCAATGCCTGACGTTAAAGAGCGCCCTAGAGCGTGCTGCAGATTTCCGAAAGACAGTAGGCCTCTTCACAGGCtgcccaggcccagggctgccaTCACAGCCTCCAAATACTGCTGGATGGAAGTACTCTGACTCAAAGGGTGGCAGacaggctcctggtcctcccaaTGTGACTCTCCCCACCAGTTTGGGAAGAGGTTGGGGCAGAGGAGAGAACCTTCTTTCTTGGAAGGGAGCTAGGGGTCGGGGCATGCGGGGGAGAGGTCGAGGACGGGCACATGCTCTTTCCTCGACTTTAAATAGAAATGCTGAATTTCAGAAGCAGCAGCAATTAAACGATATGGTAACAAACACATCTACTATTATTCAG AATCCAGTTGAGACACACAAAAAGGACTACAGTCTGTTACCGCTGTTAGCAGCTGCTCCTCAAGTTGGAGAAAAGATTGCATTTaag ctTTTGGAACTAACATCTGATTATTCTCCTGATGTCTCTGACTACAAG